The following coding sequences lie in one Lolium perenne isolate Kyuss_39 chromosome 2, Kyuss_2.0, whole genome shotgun sequence genomic window:
- the LOC127331194 gene encoding acetyl-CoA carboxylase 2 yields the protein MGSTHLPIVGLNASTTPSLSTLRQINSAGSTFQSPSPSRSSKKKSRRVKSIRDDGDGSVSDPAGHNKSIRQGLAGIIDLPKEGTSVPEVDISHGSGDHMGSYQMNGILNESHNGRHASLSKVVEFCMALGGKTPIHSVLVANNGMAAAKFMRSVRIWANDTFGSEKAIQLIAMATPEDMRINAEHIRIADQFVEVPGGTNNNNYANVQLIVEIAERTGVSAVWPGWGHASENPELPDALTAKGIVFLGPPASSMNALGDKVGSALIAQAAGVPTLAWSGSHVEIPLELCLDSIPEEMYRKACVTTADEAVASCQMIGYPAMIKASWGGGGKGIRKVNNDDEVKALFKQVQGEVPGSPIFIMRLASQSRHLEVQLLCDQYGNVAALHSRDCSVQRRHQKIIEEGPVTVAPRETVKELEQAARRLAKAVGYVGAATVEYLYSMETGEYYFLELNPRLQVEHPVTEWIAEVNLPAAQVAVGMGIPLWQVPEIRRFYGMDNGGGYDIWRKTAALATPFNFDEVDSQWPKGHCVAVRITSENPDDGFKPTGGKVKEISFKSKPNVWGYFSVKSGGGIHEFADSQFGHVFAYGVTRSAAITSMSLALKEIQIRGEIHSNVDYTVDLLNAPDFRENTIHTGWLDTRIAMRVQAERPPWYISVVGGALYKTITTNAETVSEYVSYLIKGQIPPKHISLVHSTISLNIEEIKYTIEIVRSGQGSYRLRMNGSLIEANVQTLCDGGLLMQLDGNSHVIYAEEEAGGTRLLIDGKTCLLQNDHDPSRLLAETPCKLLRFLVADGAHVDADVPYAEVEVMKMCMPLLSPAAGVINVLLSEGQAMQAGDLIARLDLDDPSAVKRAEPFEGSFPEISLPIAASGQVHKKCAASLNAARMVLAGYEHAINKVVQDLLWCLDTPELPFLQWEELMSVLATRLPRRLKSELERKYDELKLNIDHMKTKDFPTEMLKETIKENLAYVSENEMATIERLVEPLMSLLKSYEGGLESHAHFIVKSLFEEYLLVEELFSDGIQSDVIERLRLQYSKDLQKVVDIVLSHQGVRNKTKLILTLMEKLVYPNPAAYRDQLIRFASLNHKRYYKLALKASELLEQTKLSELRTSIARNLSALEMFTEERAGFSLQARKLAIDESMVDLVTAPLPVEDALISLFDCSDQTLQQRVIETYISRLYQPQLVKDSIQLKYQDSGVTALWEFTQGHPEKRLGAMVILKSLESVSTAIGAALKDTSHYASSAGNTMHIALLGDTQMNTAEDSGDHDRAQDRIDQLSLILKQDTVTADLCAAGVKVISCIVQRDGALMPMRRTFLLSDEKLGYEEEPILRHVEPPLSSLLELDKLKVKGYNEMKYTPSRDRQWHIYTLRNTENPKMLHRVFFRTLVRQPSAGNRFTSGHISDVEGGPAEESLSFTSSSIMKSLTTAIEELELHAIRTGHSHMYLCILKEQKLLDLIPVSGSTVVDVGQDEATACSLLKEMALKIHELVGARMHHLSVCQWEVKLKLDSDGPASGSWRVVTTNVTPHTCTVDIYREVEDTESQKLVYHSASSSSGPLHGVALSNSYQPLSIIDLKRCSARANRTTYCYDFPLAFETAVRKSWSNIPRNNQCYVKATELVFADKNGSWGTPIIPMQRAAGLNDIGMVAWILDMSTPEFPSGRQIIVVANDITFRAGSFGPREDAFFEAVTNLACERKLPLIYLAANSGARIGIADEVKSIFRVKWIDDSNPERGFDYVYLSEEDYGRISSSVIAHKTQLDSGEIRWVIDSVVGKEDGLGVENIHGSAAIASAYSRAYEETFTLTFVTGRTVGIGAYLARLGIRCIQREDQPIILTGYSALNKLLGREVYSSHMQLGGPKIMATNGIDHLTVRDDLEGVSNILRWLSYVPANIGGPLPITKPLDPIDRPVAYIPENTCDPRAAISGIDDSQGKWLGGMFDKDSFVETFGGWAKTVVTGRAKLGGIPVGVIAVETQTMMQLVPADPGQPDSHERSDPRAGQVWFPDSATKTAQAMLDFNREGLPLFILANWRGFSGGQRDLFDGILQAGSTIVENLRTYNQPAFVYIPKAAELRGGAWVVIDSKINPDRIECYAETTAKGNVLEPQGLIEIKFRSEELQECMGRLDPELINLKAQLQGAKHENGSLSDGESIQKSIEARKKQLLPLYTQIAIRFAELHDTSLRMLAKGVIRKIVDWEESRSFFYKRLRRRISEDVLAKEIRSVIGVESSHKSAMELIKKWYLASETAGGSTEWDDDDAFVAWRENPENYKEHIKELRAQRVSQVLSDVADSSSDLQALPQGLSMLLDKMDPSRRAEFIEEVKKVLK from the exons ATGGGATCCACGCATTTGCCCATCGTTGGGCTTAATGCCTCCACAACGCCGTCGCTGTCCACTCTCCGCCAGATCAATTCAGCTGGTTCCACATTCCAATCTCCTTCCCCTTCAAGGTCGTCCAAGAAGAAAAGCCGCCGTGTTAAGTCAATAAGGGACGATGGCGATGGAAGCGTGTCAGACCCTGCAGGGCATAACAAGTCTATTCGCCAAG GTCTCGCTGGCATCATCGACCTCCCAAAGGAAGGCACATCAGTTCCCGAAGTGGACATTTCACA TGGGTCTGGAGACCACATGGGCTCCTACCAAATGAATGGGATACTGAATGAATCACATAACgggagacacgcttcgctgtctAAGGTTGTTGAATTTTGTATGGCATTGGGTGGAAAGACACCAATTCACAGTGTATTAGTCGCCAACAATGGAATGGCAGCAGCTAAGTTCATGCGGAGTGTCCGGATATGGGCTAATGATACATTTGGGTCAGAGAAGGCGATTCAGTTGATAGCTATGGCGACTCCGGAAGACATGAGAATAAATGCAGAGCATATTAGAATTGCTGATCAGTTTGTTGAAGTACCTGGTGGAACAAACAATAACAACTATGCAAATGTCCAACTCATAGTGGAG ATAGCAGAGAGAACAGGTGTTTCGGCCGTTTGGCCTGGTTGGGGCCATGCATCTGAGAATCCTGAACTTCCAGATGCACTCACTGCAAAAGGAATTGTTTTTCTCGGGCCACCAGCATCATCAATGAATGCATTAGGTGACAAGGTTGGTTCAGCTCTCATTGCTCAAGCAGCAGGGGTTCCGACTCTTGCTTGGAGTGGATCACAT GTGGAAATTCCATTAGAACTTTGCTTGGACTCTATACCTGAGGAGATGTATAGGAAAGCTTGTGTTACTACCGCGGATGAAGCAGTTGCAAGTTGTCAGATGATTGGTTATCCTGCCATGATCAAGGCATCCTGGGGTGGTGGTGGTAAAGGGATTAGAAAG GTTAATAATGATGATGAGGTTAAAGCACTGTTTAAGCAAGTACAGGGTGAAGTTCCTGGCTCCCCAATATTTATCATGAGACTTGCATCTCAG AGTCGACATCTTGAAGTCCAGCTGCTTTGTGATCAATATGGCAATGTAGCAGCACTTCACAGTCGTGATTGCAGTGTGCAACGACGACACCAAAAG ATAATTGAGGAAGGACCAGTTACTGTTGCTCCCCGTGAGACAGTGAAGGAGCTAGAGCAAGCAGCAAGGAGGCTTGCTAAGGCTGTGGGATATGTTGGTGCTGCTACTGTTGAATATCTCTACAGCATGGAGACTGGTGAATACTATTTTCTGGAGCTTAATCCACGGTTGCAG GTTGAGCACCCAGTCACTGAGTGGATAGCTGAAGTAAATTTGCCTGCAGCTCAAGTTGCAGTTGGAATGGGTATACCCCTTTGGCAGGTTCCAG AGATCAGACGTTTCTACGGAATGGACAATGGAGGTGGCTATGACATTTGGAGGAAAACAGCAGCTCTTGCTACTCCATTCAACTTTGATGAAGTAGATTCTCAATGGCCGAAGGGTCATTGTGTTGCAGTTAGGATAACTAGTGAGAATCCAGATGATGGATTCAAGCCTACTGGTGGAAAAGTAAAG GAGATAAGTTTTAAAAGTAAGCCGAATGTCTGGGGATATTTCTCAGTTAAG TCTGGTGGAGGCATTCATGAATTTGCAGATTCTCAGTTTG GACATGTTTTTGCCTATGGAGTGACCAGATCAGCAGCAATAACCAGCATGTCTCTTGCATTAAAAGAGATTCAAATCCGCGGAGAAATTCATTCAAACGTTGATTACACGGTTGATCTCTTGAAT GCCCCAGACTTCAGAGAAAACACGATCCATACCGGCTGGCTGGATACCAGAATAGCTATGCGTGTTCAAGCTGAGAGGCCTCCCTGGTACATTTCAGTGGTTGGAGGAGCTCTATAT AAAACAATAACCACCAACGCGGAGACTGTTTCTGAATATGTCAGCTACCTCATCAAGGGTCAGATTCCACCAAAG CATATATCCCTTGTGCATTCAACTATTTCTTTGAATATAGAGGAAATCAAATATACA ATTGAGATTGTGAGGAGTGGACAGGGTAGCTACAGATTGAGAATGAATGGATCGCTTATTGAAGCAAATGTACAAACATTATGTGATGGTGGCCTTCTAATGCAG CTGGATGGAAACAGCCATGTTATTTATGCTGAAGAAGAAGCAGGTGGTACACGGCTTCTTATTGATGGAAAGACATGCTTGTTACAG AATGATCATGATCCGTCAAGGTTATTAGCTGAAACACCCTGCAAACTTCTTCGTTTCTTGGTTGCCGATGGTGCTCATGTCGATGCTGATGTACCATATGCGGAAGTTGAGGTTATGAAGATGTGCATGCCCCTCTTGTCACCTGCTGCTGGTGTCATTAATGTTTTGTTGTCTGAGGGCCAGGCGATGCAG GCTGGTGATCTTATAGCGAGACTTGATCTTGATGACCCTTCTGCTGTGAAGAGAGCCGAACCATTCGAAGGATCTTTTCCAGAAATTAGCCTTCCTATTGCTGCTTCTGGCCAAGTTCACAAAAAATGTGCTGCAAGTTTGAATGCTGCTCGAATGGTCCTTGCAGGATATGAGCATGCGATCAACAAA GTTGTACAAGATTTGCTATGGTGCCTAGATACACCTGAGCTTCCTTTCCTACAATGGGAAGAGCTTATGTCTGTTTTGGCAACTAGACTTCCAAGACGTCTTAAGAGTGAG TTGGAGCGTAAATACGATGAACTTAAGTTGAATATTGACCATATGAAGACCAAGGATTTCCCCACCGAGATGCTTAAAGAGACAATCAAG GAAAATCTTGCATATGTTTCTGAGAATGAAATGGCGACAATTGAAAGGCTTGTTGAGCCTCTGATGAGCCTACTGAAGTCATATGAGGGTGGGCTAGAAAGCCATGCCCACTTTATTGTCAAGTCCCTTTTCGAGGAGTATCTTTTGGTTGAGGAACTATTCAGTGATGGCATTCAG TCTGACGTGATTGAACGACTACGCCTACAATATAGTAAAGACCTTCAGAAGGTTGTAGATATTGTTTTGTCTCACCAG GGTGTGAGAAACAAAACTAAGCTGATACTCACGCTCATGGAGAAACTGGTTTATCCAAATCCTGCTGCCTACAGGGATCAGTTGATTCGCTTTGCTTCCCtcaaccataaaagatattataag TTGGCCCTTAAAGCGAGTGAACTTCTTGAACAAACCAAGCTCAGTGAACTCCGCACAAGCATTGCAAGGAACCTTTCAGCTCTGGAGATGTTTACTGAGGAAAGGGCAGGTTTCTCCTTGCAAGCCAGAAAATTGGCCATTGATGAGAGCATGGTAGATTTAGTCACTGCCCCACTGCCAGTTGAAGATGCACTTATTTCCTTGTTTGATTGTAGTGATCAAACTCTCCAGCAGAGAGTGATTGAGACATACATATCTCGATTATACCAG CCTCAACTTGTGAAGGATAGTATCCAGCTGAAATATCAGGATTCTGGTGTTACTGCTTTATGGGAATTCACCCAAGGGCATCCTGAGAAGAGATTGGGTGCTATGGTTATCCTGAAGTCGCTTGAATCTGTGTCGACAGCCATTGGAGCTGCTCTAAAGGATACATCGCATTATGCAAGCTCTGCGGGTAACACGATGCACATTGCTTTGTTGGGTGATACTCAAATGAATACAGCTGAAGATAG TGGTGATCATGACCGAGCTCAAGACAGGATAGACCAACTTTCTTTGATACTGAAACAGGATACTGTCACGGCTGATCTATGTGCTGCTGGTGTCAAGGTTATTAGTTGCATTGTCCAAAGAGATGGTGCACTCATGCCCATGCGCCGTACCTTCCTCCTGTCAGATGAGAAGCTTGGTTATGAGGAAGAGCCGATTCtccggcatgtggagcctccactttCTTCACTTCTTGAGTTG GATAAACTGAAAGTGAAAGGATACAATGAGATGAAGTATACACCGTCACGTGATCGGCAGTGGCATATATACACACTTAGAAATACTGAAAACCCCAAAATGTTGCACAGAGTATTTTTCCGAACTCTTGTCAGACAACCCAGTGCTGGCAACAGGTTTACGTCAGGCCATATCAGCGATGTTGAAGGGGGACCTGCTGAGGAATCTCTTTCATTTACGTCTAGCAGCATAATGAAATCGCTGACGACTGCTATAGAAGAACTGGAGCTTCACGCGATCAGGACTGGCCATTCTCATATGTACTTGTGCATATTGAAGGAGCAAAAGCTTCTTGACCTTATTCCCGTTTCAGG GAGCACTGTTGTGGATGTTGGTCAGGATGAAGCTACTGCATGCTCTCTTTTGAAAGAAATGGCTCTAAAGATACATGAACTTGTTGGTGCAAGAATGCATCATCTTTCTGTATGTCAGTGGGAAGTGAAACTTAAGTTGGATAGCGATGGACCTGCCAGTGGTAGCTGGAGAGTTGTAACAACCAATGTCACTCCTCACACCTGCACTGTAGAT ATCTACCGGGAGGTCGAAGATACAGAATCACAGAAACTAGTATACCACTCTGCCTCATCGTCATCTGGTCCTTTGCATGGTGTCGCACTGAGTAATTCGTATCAGCCTTTGAGCATTATTGATCTAAAACGATGCTCTGCCAGGGCCAACAGAACTACATACTGCTACGATTTTCCATTG GCATTTGAAACTGCAGTGAGGAAGTCATGGTCTAACATTCCTAGAAACAACCAATGTTATGTTAAAGCGACAGAGCTGGTGTTTGCTGACAAGAATGGGTCGTGGGGCACTCCTATAATTCCTATGCAGCGTGCTGCTGGGCTCAATGACATCGGTATGGTAGCCTGGATCTTGGACATGTCCACTCCCGAATTTCCCAGTGGCAGACAGATTATTGTTGTCGCAAATGATATTACTTTTAGAGCTGGATCATTTGGCCCAAGGGAAGATGCATTTTTTGAAGCTGTTACCAACCTGGCTTGTGAGAGAAAGCTTCCTCTTATCTATTTGGCTGCAAACTCTGGTGCTCGGATTGGCATTGCCGATGAAGTTAAATCTATCTTCCGTGTTAAATGGATTGATGATAGCAACCCTGAACGTGGATTTGATTACGTTTATCTGTCTGAAGAGGACTATGGCCGTATTAGCTCTTCTGTTATAGCGCACAAGACACAGCTAGATAGTGGCGAAATAAGGTGGGTTATCGATTCTGTTGTGGGCAAGGAGGATGGACTAGGTGTGGAGAACATACATGGAAGTGCTGCTATTGCCAGTGCGTATTCTAGGGCATATGAGGAGACATTTACACTTACATTTGTGACTGGACGAACTGTTGGAATAGGAGCCTATCTTGCTCGACTTGGCATACGGTGCATACAGCGTGAAGATCAGCCCATTATCTTAACTGGGTATTCTGCCCTGAACAAGCTTCTTGGGCGGGAAGTGTACAGCTCTCACATGCAGTTGGGTGGTCCCAAAATCATGGCGACTAATGGTATTGACCATCTGACTGTTCGAGATGACCTTGAAGGTGTTTCTAATATATTGAGGTGGCTCAGCTATGTTCCTGCTAACATTGGTGGACCTCTTCCTATTACAAAACCTTTGGATCCAATAGACAGACCTGTTGCATACATTCCTGAGAATACATGTGATCCTCGTGCAGCCATAAGTGGCATTGATGACAGCCAAGGGAAATGGCTGGGTGGTATGTTTGACAAAGACAGTTTTGTGGAGACATTTGGAGGATGGGCGAAGACAGTAGTTACTGGCAGAGCAAAACTTGGAGGGATTCCTGTGGGTGTTATAGCTGTGGAGACACAGACCATGATGCAGCTCGTCCCAGCTGATCCAGGACAGCCTGATTCCCATGAGCGGTCTGATCCTCGTGCTGGGCAAGTCTGGTTTCCAGATTCTGCTACCAAGACAGCGCAGGCAATGTTGGACTTCAACCGTGAAGGGTTACCTCTATTCATCCTTGCTAACTGGAGAGGCTTCTCTGGTGGGCAAAGAGACCTTTTTGATGGAATTCTGCAGGCTGGATCAACAATTGTTGAGAACCTTAGGACATATAATCAGCCTGCCTTTGTATATATCCCCAAGGCTGCAGAGCTACGTGGAGGTGCTTGGGTCGTGATTGATAGCAAGATAAATCCAGATCGCATTGAGTGCTATGCTGAGACAACTGCAAAAGGGAATGTTCTCGAGCCTCAAGGGTTGATTGAGATCAAGTTCAGGTCAGAGGAACTTCAAGAATGCATGGGTAGGCTTGATCCAGAATTGATAAATCTGAAAGCACAACTCCAGGGAGCAAAGCATGAAAATGGAAGTCTATCTGACGGAGAATCCATTCAGAAGAGCATAGAAGCTCGAAAGAAACAGTTGCTGCCTTTGTACACTCAAATCGCGATACGGTTTGCTGAATTGCATGATACTTCCCTCAGAATGCTTGCTAAAGGTGTGATTAGGAAAATTGTAGATTGGGAAGAATCTCGGTCTTTCTTCTACAAGAGATTACGGCGGAGGATATCTGAGGACGTTCTTGCAAAAGAAATAAGAAGTGTAATTGGTGTCGAGTCTTCTCACAAATCAGCAATGGAGTTGATTAAGAAGTGGTACTTGGCTTCTGAGACAGCTGGAGGAAGCACTGAATGGGATGATGACGATGCTTTTGTTGCCTGGAGGGAGAACCCTGAAAACTACAAGGAGCATATCAAAGAGCTTAGGGCTCAAAGGGTATCTCAGGTGCTCTCAGATGTTGCAGACTCCAGTTCGGATTTACAAGCCTTGCCACAGGGTCTTTCCATGCTACTAGATAAG ATGGATCCCTCTAGGAGAGCAGAGTTTATTGAGGAGGTCAAGAAGGTCCTCAAATGA